From a single Miscanthus floridulus cultivar M001 chromosome 8, ASM1932011v1, whole genome shotgun sequence genomic region:
- the LOC136468870 gene encoding pre-mRNA-splicing factor cwc25-like: MDRDRSSRRTRDDDGHHRSRDRDDDRHHHRSRHDTDARHRCDGEDKDRSRCHHRDKDGGGGGEDDRRHRHHHDKDNSRSHRYYDGGDDDRRRGNQRSVSPCESPPPSPKRDCSSSRPRESVERRDSTDLEPWLLSQKRKGHEGGGDHEGGGDGDELGREGGKQVRASVDPPPPKEERPRWERRRFEDVDAIGKNGDVSKLGKEISSHEQKKGELSINEGSQNDNARNVIVITVAEFRLLCFHVDY, translated from the coding sequence ATGGATCGCGACCGCTCCTCGCGCCGCACTCGCGACGACGACGGGCACCACCGATCCCGCGACCGGGACGATGACCGACACCACCACCGTAGTCGCCACGACACCGACGCTCGCCATAGGTGCGACGGCGAAGACAAGGACCGCAGCCGCTGCCACCACCGCGACAAGGACGGGGGCGGAGGCGGCGAGGATGACCGCCGCCACCGTCACCATCATGACAAAGACAACAGCCGTAGCCACCGCTACTACGACGGCGGGGACGATGACCGCCGCCGCGGGAACCAACGGTCCGTTTCCCCGTGTGAGTCCCCGCCACCCTCACCGAAGCGGGACTGCTCATCTAGCCGCCCGCGGGAGTCCGTCGAGCGCCGTGACTCCACCGACCTCGAGCCGTGGTTGTTGTCGCAGAAGCGGAAGGGCCACGAGGGCGGTGGCGACCACGAGGGCGGTGGCGATGGGGACGAGCTTGGCCGCGAAGGGGGAAAACAGGTCAGGGCATCCGTAGATCCGCCTCCGCCCAAGGAGGAGAGGCCTAGGTGGGAGCGCCGGAGGTTTGAGGATGTCGATGCGATTGGGAAGAATGGTGATGTGAGTAAGCTGGGTAAGGAAATCTCATCTCATGAGCAGAAGAAGGGGGAGCTATCAATTAACGAGGGTTCACAGAACGACAATGCGCGTAATGTAATTGTTATTACAGTTGCTGAGTTCCGTTTATTGTGTTTTCATGTTGATTACTAA
- the LOC136471619 gene encoding LOW QUALITY PROTEIN: protein RDM16-like (The sequence of the model RefSeq protein was modified relative to this genomic sequence to represent the inferred CDS: deleted 1 base in 1 codon) has product MLNNKPGTAFAATQVSKEEAKTSVSAVDAQLFSKGEAKPTDVSGTLAIGGAIGIPGLTNIPNLDSVKRAQELAAKMGFRQDPQFGPLINLFPGTSTEVTVPQRPAKAPVLRLDAQGREIDEQGNVISMTKPTNLSTLKVNINKQKKEAFQIIKPDLDSLAKSSVHFDERMGINQKKLLRPKRPGFQFVEEGKLTRQAELQKIKSQFGEAQAKEFKVKQAQLAKAKAEVDINPNLIEVAVGVRAPKQKQKEEIPEIEPWDAKILLSATYEDISVEKLNMDKITMYVEHPEPYDPPAEPAPLPPQPLKLTKKEQKKLRTQRRLAKEKDRQEMIRQGLLEPPKPKVKMSNLMKVLGSEAVQDPTRLEMEIRTAAAEREQAHVDRNISRKLTPSERREKKERKLFDDPTNTVETIICVYKIRDLSHPQTRFKVDVNAQENRLTGAAVITDSISVVVVEGGKKSIKRYNKLMLNRIDWATAVGGDEDAEVEADKPVNSCVLVWQGSVAKPTFHRFTVHNCRSEAAAKKVFIDAKVPHYWDLAVNFSEDSS; this is encoded by the exons ATG CTTAATAATAAGCCTGGTACAGCTTTTGCTGCTACACAAGTTTCTAAAGAAGAAGCAAAAACTTCTGTATCAGCTGTAGATGCACAACTCTTTTCTAAAGGAGAAGCAAAACCTACTGATGTCTCTGGAACGTTGGCCATAGGTGGTGCAATTGGTATTCCAGGTCTTACAAACATTCCCAATCTCGATTCTGTGAAGCGAGCCCAAGAACTTGCTGCTAAGATGGGGTTCCGCCAAGATCCACAATTTGGTCCTCTCATAAACTTATTCCCTGGTACATCCACTGAGGTTACTGTACCACAAAGACCTGCAAAGGCTCCTGTTCTTCGCCTTGATGCTCAAGGTAGGGAAATTGATGAGCAGGGAAATGTTATCAGCATGACAAAGCCAACAAATCTGAGTACTCTGAAG GTCAATATAAACAAGCAGAAGAAAGAGGCTTTTCAAATAATCAAGCCGGACTTGGACTCTCTTGCAAAATCAAGTGTTCATTTTGATGAAAGGATGGGCATAAACCAAAAGAAGCTCCTCCGTCCTAAAAGGCCAGGATTTCAGTTCGTTGAAGAGGGTAAACTCACTAG GCAGGCAGAATTGCAGAAAATTAAG AGTCAATTTGGTGAAGCACAAGCTAAAGAGTTCAAAGTAAAGCAAGCCCAGCTTGCTAAGGCAAAGGCAGAAGTAGACATAAATCCAAATCTTATTGAGGTTGCTGTTGGTGTGAGAGCTCCAAAACAAAAGCAGAAGGAAGAGATCCCTGAAATTGAGCCATG GGATGCAAAAATTTTACTTTCTGCCACATATGAGGATATCTCTGTGGAGAAGCTTAATATGGACAAGATCACCATGTATGTTGAACATCCAGAACCATATGATCCACCTGCTGAACCTGCACCACTGCCGCCCCAGCCACTGAAGTTGACTAAGAAGGAGCAGAAGAAGTTGAGAACACAAAGGCGTCTTGCTAAGGAAAAAGATAGGCAAGAAATGATTAGACAAGGCCTT TTGGAGCCACCCAAGCCCAAGGTCAAAATGAGCAATCTTATGAAAGTACTAGGCTCTGAAGCTGTGCAAGATCCCACACGGTTGGAGATGGAAATAAGAACAGCTGCTGCAGAGCGTGAGCAGGCTCACGTTGACCGTAACATTTCCCGCAAGCTCACACCATCTGAGCGCCGTGAGAAGAAAGAACGGAAGCTTTTTGATGATCCTACTAACACAGTGGAGACTATAATTTGTGTTTACAAGATAAGAGACCTGTCCCATCCACAGACACGCTTCAAAGTCGATGTGAATGCACAAGAGAATAGACTAACAGGTGCTGCGGTCATCACTGATAGTATCAGTGTTGTGGTTGTTGAAGGGGGGAAGAAGTCAATCAAAAGGTATAATAAGCTCATGCTTAACCGTATAGACTGGGCTACTGCTGTTGGTGGTGATGAAGATGCAGAAGTGGAAGCTGACAAGCCAGTGAATAGCTGTGTATTGGTCTGGCAGGGTAGTGTGGCCAAGCCCACCTTCCACAGGTTCACGGTACACAACTGCCGGAGTGAGGCTGCAGCTAAGAAGGTTTTCATTGACGCTAAAGTTCCTCACTACTGGGACCTTGCTGTCAATTTCTCAGAAGATTCTTCCTGA